A stretch of Chitinophaga caeni DNA encodes these proteins:
- a CDS encoding DinB family protein: MTTIENQIIETWFINHRTNLMLINSLTEEALNYTTSKRGGGTIGHQLAHIYNVRYWKLEKYDKSLIADLTTITAKDIKTISMLSDCHKVSAELIGKILGDGIKKNGEIKGFKRGVVPLLGYFISHEGHHRGNILLTLKNCGFKIPDELKYGIWEWNKI, from the coding sequence ATGACTACGATAGAAAACCAGATAATTGAGACTTGGTTCATCAATCACCGGACTAATTTAATGCTCATCAATTCCCTAACAGAAGAAGCGTTAAATTATACCACCTCTAAGCGTGGCGGTGGAACTATCGGGCACCAACTCGCCCACATTTATAATGTGAGATATTGGAAACTTGAAAAATATGATAAATCGTTAATCGCCGACCTTACAACAATTACGGCAAAAGACATCAAGACAATTTCAATGCTTAGCGATTGCCACAAAGTTTCAGCAGAACTTATCGGCAAAATCTTAGGGGACGGAATTAAAAAGAATGGTGAAATAAAAGGTTTCAAACGGGGGGTCGTTCCCTTGCTTGGCTATTTTATTTCCCACGAAGGACATCATAGGGGCAATATTTTATTGACATTAAAAAATTGCGGTTTTAAAATACCCGACGAACTTAAGTACGGGATTTGGGAGTGGAACAAAATATAG
- a CDS encoding RagB/SusD family nutrient uptake outer membrane protein gives MKQALFLYTCMMLIAGSMMSSCKKLIEIGPSKDQLASNSVFLDSTTAEAALIGMYANVANPNPGNDLGTSVTIFNSMSADETYPYSMNYYDDFTNNSLTPLFYYIEAVWNTIYKNIYIANSVINGLPSSPLSEFYKQRATGEAKFIRAYCYFYLVNEYGGVPIVTSTDVHSTTNQPRNTQDEVYDQIEKDLRDAVQVLPSTLEYYGGKRIRATTWAANALLARVYLYRKKWELAENAATTVINNPGLFKMNDSLNQVFLANNTEGILQFVNGITSSWIANNFVPNAYTITPKFVIQDGLFEDFEPGDQRKAKWVGYKSYGGIDYPYPAKYVYSAGVGAVEYNQVLRLSEQYLIRAEARAQRSNFLQAASDIDSVRLRAGLQKTTANDKLSLMAAIEHENRVEFFCEWGHRWLDLKRLPGHNDPSKTRADEVLSEMKGSLWQSTDALYPIPQGARNSNRNLDQNDGYF, from the coding sequence ATGAAACAAGCACTTTTTTTATATACATGCATGATGTTGATAGCCGGTTCCATGATGAGCAGTTGTAAGAAACTGATCGAGATCGGCCCATCGAAAGATCAATTGGCTTCCAACAGTGTATTCCTGGATTCCACTACGGCGGAGGCAGCCTTAATCGGCATGTATGCTAACGTAGCCAACCCGAACCCGGGCAACGATTTGGGAACATCGGTCACTATTTTCAACAGCATGTCTGCCGATGAAACTTACCCGTACTCGATGAACTATTATGATGATTTTACCAATAATTCCTTAACACCTTTATTTTACTATATCGAAGCTGTATGGAATACGATTTATAAAAACATTTACATCGCCAATTCCGTTATCAACGGTTTGCCAAGCTCTCCCCTATCTGAATTTTACAAACAAAGAGCCACCGGTGAAGCCAAGTTTATCCGCGCATATTGCTATTTCTACCTGGTGAATGAATATGGCGGCGTACCGATCGTAACTTCTACTGACGTACATAGCACAACGAACCAACCACGCAATACGCAGGACGAAGTGTACGATCAAATAGAAAAGGATCTCAGGGATGCAGTACAGGTACTTCCCAGTACCTTGGAATATTACGGCGGCAAACGCATCCGTGCTACAACATGGGCAGCCAACGCCCTGTTAGCCAGGGTTTACCTTTACAGAAAAAAATGGGAATTAGCTGAAAATGCCGCGACAACAGTCATTAACAACCCCGGCTTATTCAAAATGAATGATTCGTTGAACCAGGTATTCCTAGCGAATAATACGGAAGGCATTTTACAATTTGTAAATGGCATTACCAGTTCATGGATCGCTAACAACTTTGTTCCGAATGCCTACACGATCACACCGAAATTTGTGATCCAAGACGGTCTTTTCGAAGATTTCGAGCCGGGCGATCAAAGAAAAGCTAAATGGGTTGGCTATAAAAGTTATGGCGGCATCGATTATCCATATCCTGCGAAATATGTTTACAGCGCGGGTGTAGGAGCCGTTGAATATAACCAGGTTTTGCGCCTTTCGGAGCAATACCTAATTCGCGCCGAGGCAAGGGCACAACGATCCAATTTTTTACAAGCCGCATCAGATATCGACAGCGTACGCTTGAGGGCAGGCTTACAGAAAACCACGGCAAATGATAAATTATCCTTGATGGCCGCCATTGAACATGAAAACCGGGTAGAATTTTTCTGCGAATGGGGACACAGGTGGTTAGATTTAAAACGTTTACCGGGACATAACGATCCTTCAAAAACGAGAGCAGACGAAGTTTTAAGCGAGATGAAAGGAAGTTTATGGCAATCAACGGATGCTTTATATCCCATCCCGCAAGGTGCCAGGAACTCCAACCGTAACCTCGATCAGAACGACGGATATTTTTAG
- a CDS encoding alpha/beta hydrolase yields MLRNYAIIFTLLFIGCAPGTDKKVAVQGTAAPTSTMNFYSESVKDSFSIFISLPEGYADNNQYPVVYILDANLYFDIFSTIVKKYSEVGLLPPAILVGIGYKDFPMMDSLRCRDYTYPLAIPEYEMSVSGKADKFLSFIRNELVPEIDTKYHVDKNKRVLMGHSLGGYFTLYALQQQLSSRDNLFGGYIAASPSLHYNHYYLLDAFEKLSKQDSNPAKVYTTFGGLEDGESTEDSTMLKTDESLSALSKSLKGKEGIEYKGEVFSNLDHMDTQLPSFVKGMQWVLQ; encoded by the coding sequence ATGCTAAGAAACTATGCGATAATATTTACACTCCTATTCATTGGGTGTGCACCCGGTACTGACAAAAAAGTAGCCGTCCAGGGAACAGCCGCTCCAACTTCCACAATGAATTTCTATTCGGAATCTGTCAAAGACAGCTTTTCCATTTTCATAAGTTTACCGGAAGGATATGCAGACAATAATCAATACCCGGTGGTTTATATCCTGGACGCAAACCTCTACTTTGATATTTTTTCAACCATTGTTAAAAAATACAGCGAGGTCGGTTTATTGCCACCAGCAATTCTTGTAGGCATTGGATATAAAGATTTTCCCATGATGGATTCATTGCGGTGCAGAGATTATACTTATCCCTTAGCCATCCCTGAATACGAGATGAGCGTTAGCGGGAAAGCTGATAAATTCCTGTCATTTATTCGAAACGAGTTAGTCCCGGAAATAGATACTAAATACCATGTTGATAAAAATAAACGGGTCTTGATGGGCCATTCATTAGGCGGGTATTTTACACTCTATGCCCTTCAACAACAATTATCTTCCCGGGATAACCTCTTCGGTGGGTACATCGCTGCAAGCCCTTCTCTTCATTATAATCACTACTATTTATTGGATGCATTTGAAAAGCTAAGCAAGCAGGATAGCAATCCAGCAAAAGTATATACCACCTTTGGAGGTTTGGAAGATGGCGAAAGTACGGAGGACTCAACCATGCTTAAAACAGATGAATCGCTTTCGGCTTTATCTAAATCATTGAAAGGTAAGGAGGGCATAGAGTATAAAGGGGAAGTTTTTTCGAACCTCGATCATATGGATACCCAATTGCCCAGCTTCGTGAAGGGCATGCAATGGGTTTTGCAATAA
- a CDS encoding SMI1/KNR4 family protein has protein sequence MTSDYTIKKVIDTYLQECIDAGINNHPGEIEIEMKAPNQDPKEEWRMWLPIDSKVTDTEIESFEVQLGHKLPADYKVFLKHKHFYDLYISEATFCKHPVNKWRDHLKKMIFKGWPLEYLFDKGYIHFADWSDWGALCFDTNRNFANNDYPIILWDHDRPLEIQDVSQSFIDLIIKLDKEHKEMTIDNQEE, from the coding sequence ATGACCAGTGACTATACAATTAAAAAGGTTATTGACACTTACTTACAGGAATGTATAGATGCCGGTATTAATAACCATCCGGGTGAAATAGAGATCGAAATGAAGGCCCCAAATCAAGACCCTAAGGAAGAATGGCGTATGTGGCTTCCGATTGACAGCAAAGTTACTGATACTGAAATTGAAAGTTTTGAAGTGCAATTAGGGCATAAGTTACCAGCGGATTATAAAGTGTTCCTAAAACATAAGCACTTCTATGACCTGTATATTTCAGAAGCTACTTTTTGCAAACATCCTGTAAACAAGTGGAGAGATCACCTTAAAAAAATGATTTTTAAAGGCTGGCCACTCGAATACCTATTTGATAAAGGATATATTCATTTTGCCGACTGGAGCGACTGGGGAGCGCTTTGCTTTGATACAAACAGGAACTTTGCAAACAATGATTATCCTATTATCTTATGGGATCATGACAGGCCTTTAGAAATACAAGATGTATCACAAAGTTTCATCGATTTAATTATAAAACTTGATAAAGAACATAAAGAGATGACCATTGACAATCAAGAAGAATAA
- a CDS encoding redoxin domain-containing protein, with the protein MMRYQLLSRQWLPVALLMTTSVMAKAQAGREKPFTLKGQITAPQHPAKLYFTYEASKKQLVKDSVLLQKDGRFTFKGKISHPVLARIYMNPEGGKYTLRRFYLQPGKIEISSNGALDSATVKGSNDTPVFDEFVAHGNQYNDVFATLRTRAYYNRGMQDSVEAIEAEQEKVRHQFNKEVTEIIRQHPDSYASWDMLEGFRIAIDPNTITPMFEALSPKFKNSEEGKAMLQQIENARKIMVGAPAPNFTQNDVAGNPVSLTSFRGKYVLIDFWASWCGICRAENPNVLRAYNAYKDKGFTVLGVSLDDSLHRDDWVKAIKDDNMPWQQISDLKRGNNEAAVLYGIKGIPQNVLVDPNGIIIAKNKRNKELMGTLMAIFDKGYNLRMNGEVKADHAESIVFKYSRDDAYRYDTVAIRDGKFTWLSVMQEPQRVDATILPQNKRFDFFSDIGYLELKVNIDSLPDISLKGSDVQDEAKRFYAAARELSPEQKELLQQLTDATAEDRPRIGEALLNLSRSRYNTNVKKYVAAHPYSLFSLQLIRAKAEDFSGPKYDTVFPLFSSLPQVIQGTPSGRKIAAMLPELKKSAKGTMIADLSQADTSGQQVSLRSFKGKYVLIDFWASWCHPCRAENPNLLKAYNKFKSKGFTIVGISLDDIEHKWKKAIQDDQLPWTQLSDLKGRNNEIAKYYNVRGIPWNILIDREGKIIAKDLRGVALDEQLEQLIQ; encoded by the coding sequence ATGATGCGTTATCAATTATTATCCAGGCAATGGTTGCCTGTAGCCCTTCTCATGACCACAAGCGTCATGGCAAAGGCACAAGCGGGCCGCGAAAAGCCTTTCACTTTAAAGGGGCAGATTACTGCCCCCCAACATCCTGCCAAGCTATACTTTACCTACGAGGCTTCTAAAAAGCAGTTAGTCAAAGATTCTGTTCTTTTGCAAAAAGACGGGCGCTTTACTTTCAAAGGGAAAATTAGTCACCCAGTTTTGGCAAGAATTTATATGAATCCGGAAGGAGGTAAATACACGCTAAGACGTTTTTACCTGCAACCGGGCAAAATAGAAATCAGTTCCAACGGGGCTTTAGATTCCGCAACAGTAAAGGGAAGCAACGATACCCCAGTATTTGATGAATTTGTTGCGCATGGCAATCAATATAATGATGTTTTCGCAACGCTCAGGACAAGGGCTTATTATAATCGCGGGATGCAGGATTCAGTAGAAGCCATAGAAGCAGAGCAAGAAAAAGTAAGGCATCAGTTCAATAAGGAAGTGACGGAAATCATCCGTCAGCACCCGGATTCTTATGCCTCCTGGGACATGTTGGAAGGTTTCCGCATAGCAATCGATCCGAATACGATTACGCCGATGTTCGAAGCATTAAGTCCCAAGTTCAAGAATTCGGAAGAAGGGAAAGCCATGTTACAACAGATTGAAAATGCCCGGAAGATTATGGTCGGCGCCCCGGCGCCAAACTTTACCCAAAACGATGTGGCCGGGAATCCCGTTTCCCTAACATCCTTCCGCGGTAAATATGTACTGATCGACTTCTGGGCAAGCTGGTGCGGTATCTGCCGCGCTGAAAACCCCAATGTATTGAGAGCCTATAACGCGTATAAAGACAAGGGCTTCACGGTATTGGGCGTTTCCCTGGATGATTCATTGCACCGGGATGATTGGGTGAAAGCCATTAAGGATGACAATATGCCTTGGCAACAAATTTCCGATCTGAAAAGAGGCAATAATGAAGCCGCCGTGCTGTATGGCATCAAGGGCATCCCTCAAAACGTACTGGTGGATCCCAACGGCATCATCATCGCCAAAAATAAGCGCAACAAGGAACTGATGGGTACCTTGATGGCAATATTTGACAAGGGCTACAACTTGCGCATGAACGGCGAAGTAAAAGCAGATCATGCCGAAAGCATCGTTTTTAAATATTCGCGGGATGATGCCTACCGATATGATACCGTGGCGATCCGGGATGGAAAATTCACCTGGCTCAGCGTGATGCAAGAACCACAGCGGGTAGATGCCACTATACTGCCACAAAACAAACGGTTCGACTTCTTCTCTGATATCGGTTACCTCGAATTAAAAGTGAATATCGACTCGCTGCCGGACATCTCGCTAAAAGGTTCCGATGTGCAGGATGAAGCGAAACGTTTTTATGCAGCAGCACGCGAACTAAGTCCTGAGCAAAAAGAATTATTACAACAGTTGACAGATGCCACGGCTGAAGACAGGCCAAGAATCGGGGAAGCGTTGTTGAACCTATCGAGAAGTCGCTATAATACCAATGTAAAAAAATACGTTGCAGCACACCCTTACAGCCTTTTTTCATTACAACTAATAAGAGCTAAAGCGGAAGACTTCTCCGGACCCAAATACGATACTGTATTCCCATTATTCTCATCCTTGCCGCAGGTGATCCAAGGTACGCCATCCGGGAGAAAGATTGCGGCCATGCTTCCCGAGTTGAAGAAAAGCGCCAAGGGCACGATGATCGCAGATCTTTCACAAGCAGATACCAGCGGCCAGCAGGTCTCACTTCGCAGCTTCAAAGGTAAATATGTACTGATTGATTTTTGGGCGAGCTGGTGCCATCCCTGCCGCGCTGAAAATCCGAACTTGCTGAAGGCTTACAATAAATTTAAATCTAAGGGCTTCACGATCGTGGGTATTTCTTTGGACGATATCGAACACAAGTGGAAAAAAGCCATTCAAGACGATCAACTACCCTGGACACAATTATCGGATTTGAAAGGAAGAAATAACGAGATTGCCAAGTACTACAATGTTCGCGGCATTCCTTGGAATATTTTGATAGACCGGGAAGGTAAGATCATTGCAAAAGATCTCAGGGGAGTAGCATTAGATGAGCAGTTAGAACAATTGATTCAATAA
- a CDS encoding helix-turn-helix transcriptional regulator, producing MSTATMNKVIHEGRNIKRFREMMNMTQEAMAADLGDDWTQKKISLLEGKEKVEPEIIEQVAKVLKVPAEAIKNFDEEAAISVIANTFNANDTATLNAVNYGCTFNPLDKVVELYERLLASEREKNDLLQGKQQAK from the coding sequence ATGAGTACTGCTACTATGAACAAAGTTATCCATGAGGGTCGGAATATCAAGCGATTCCGGGAAATGATGAACATGACCCAAGAGGCTATGGCGGCCGATCTCGGTGACGATTGGACGCAAAAAAAGATTTCCCTGCTTGAAGGAAAGGAGAAAGTTGAACCTGAAATTATTGAGCAAGTGGCAAAGGTTTTAAAAGTTCCGGCGGAAGCTATAAAAAATTTTGACGAAGAGGCTGCGATTAGTGTTATAGCTAATACTTTTAATGCAAATGATACTGCAACGTTAAACGCAGTTAACTACGGCTGTACTTTTAATCCTCTCGATAAAGTCGTAGAACTATATGAAAGGTTGCTTGCCAGTGAAAGAGAAAAAAACGATCTGTTACAGGGTAAGCAGCAGGCGAAGTAA
- a CDS encoding site-specific integrase, with the protein MKNGYLSFSILLWLNRSRCKNNKPAIYLRLTVGNKRAELSTYQYVSPELWNAEGQCVKGNSEEVKAINRRLVALKADLQKHYSLLVTSGKPATAQALKNSFLGIIEHKRTLCEAIDFHNRRFSEKVKAMTKSARTLKRFEITKDKIVAFLKHYFHVSDMPLEEIKFSFAPDFEHYLSTIEGIGSNTAMKYVKILKQMLKLAVDQGWLPVSPLSGFKCSYQDPQRERLTMDEIMALYNKELIPRLAEVRDIYLFCCFTGYAYTDVLYLTTDNIITGIDGEKWIVKERAKTLTPERVPLLPIALEIIERYKNSPYCQLYGRLLPVNSNQRYNAYLKEIAGICDIKKYLTTHTARHTFATTVTLENDVPIETVSQLLGHKSIRTTQIYAKITQQKVSNNMRLLRKRLFGEGVALQKRTV; encoded by the coding sequence ATGAAGAACGGTTATTTAAGTTTTTCTATCTTACTATGGCTTAATAGGAGCCGCTGCAAAAACAACAAACCCGCTATCTATCTCCGTCTGACTGTAGGAAACAAACGCGCCGAACTCTCCACCTATCAGTATGTAAGCCCTGAATTATGGAACGCAGAGGGGCAGTGCGTGAAAGGTAATTCCGAAGAAGTAAAAGCCATCAATCGCAGGCTGGTAGCCCTAAAAGCCGATCTACAGAAGCATTACAGTCTATTGGTGACAAGCGGAAAGCCAGCAACAGCGCAGGCTTTGAAAAATTCCTTTCTGGGTATTATAGAACATAAAAGGACATTGTGTGAAGCTATAGACTTCCATAACAGGCGATTTAGCGAGAAGGTAAAGGCAATGACTAAATCAGCGCGAACACTCAAACGCTTTGAGATCACTAAAGACAAGATAGTGGCTTTTCTTAAACACTATTTTCATGTGTCAGATATGCCTTTAGAGGAAATCAAATTTTCATTTGCCCCGGATTTTGAGCACTACCTGAGCACTATTGAGGGAATAGGCAGCAATACTGCCATGAAGTATGTAAAGATTTTAAAACAAATGCTGAAACTCGCTGTAGATCAGGGTTGGTTGCCTGTTAGTCCATTGAGCGGCTTTAAATGCAGCTACCAAGACCCGCAACGGGAGCGTCTTACAATGGATGAAATCATGGCCTTGTATAACAAGGAACTTATTCCGCGGTTGGCGGAAGTACGTGATATTTACCTGTTCTGCTGTTTTACTGGCTATGCCTATACTGATGTACTGTATCTTACGACAGATAACATTATTACGGGGATTGATGGTGAAAAATGGATAGTAAAGGAAAGAGCGAAAACCCTGACCCCGGAACGTGTGCCGCTTCTGCCTATTGCACTGGAGATAATTGAGCGTTATAAGAATAGCCCATATTGTCAATTATATGGCCGTTTACTGCCCGTAAATAGTAACCAACGGTATAATGCCTACCTGAAAGAGATAGCCGGTATATGCGACATTAAGAAGTATTTAACGACCCACACCGCCCGCCATACCTTTGCTACCACCGTAACCCTCGAAAATGACGTACCAATAGAAACGGTGAGCCAGCTATTAGGACATAAGAGCATCCGAACGACGCAGATTTATGCGAAGATCACCCAACAGAAAGTCAGCAATAACATGCGGCTTTTACGCAAACGGCTGTTTGGGGAAGGGGTAGCATTACAGAAGCGGACTGTTTAA
- a CDS encoding geranylgeranylglycerol-phosphate geranylgeranyltransferase, translating to MQMVSLFFKLIRWPNLVIIFLTQLLFLVCIVQPLGRFEQLAGSPGGSVYILIAIAYMLLAAGGYIINDYFDLDIDLVNKPGKIFITNGISHASALGIYVVMNIATLGAGFWICKQLGNWTILYCIAICMFLLYCYSAYFKKQFLIGNIVVAAISSSAIPVLTLIEAGSTNMPAYTRVNLWRITLLYTFFAFIISFARELVKDIEDADGDRQYQARTIPIVLGCNAAKFIVIGCLSCLVLTLVSLQPALWGRKSSAIALSLYSIGLVILPLVLVTREVFLASMIQDYRKLSKWMKLVMVTGILSMVFIRYIFV from the coding sequence ATGCAGATGGTTTCACTATTTTTTAAACTTATCAGGTGGCCTAACCTGGTTATTATTTTTTTAACACAATTGCTCTTCCTGGTTTGTATTGTTCAACCCTTGGGGCGGTTTGAGCAATTGGCCGGGAGCCCGGGTGGATCGGTGTATATCCTTATTGCTATCGCTTACATGTTATTGGCTGCCGGTGGGTATATAATTAACGATTACTTTGACCTGGATATTGACCTGGTAAATAAGCCCGGTAAAATATTTATCACCAATGGAATTAGCCATGCCAGCGCTCTAGGTATCTATGTTGTAATGAATATTGCGACGCTGGGTGCAGGTTTTTGGATATGCAAGCAATTGGGGAACTGGACTATACTCTATTGCATTGCAATTTGTATGTTCTTATTATACTGTTACTCCGCGTACTTTAAAAAGCAGTTTCTTATCGGGAATATCGTGGTAGCAGCTATTTCATCCTCCGCAATCCCGGTGCTTACACTTATAGAAGCTGGATCTACTAACATGCCGGCTTATACCCGCGTGAATCTTTGGCGGATTACCTTGCTGTATACCTTCTTTGCTTTCATCATTTCGTTTGCCCGAGAACTTGTGAAAGATATTGAAGACGCGGATGGCGATCGTCAATACCAGGCAAGAACAATCCCGATTGTCCTGGGCTGTAATGCCGCCAAGTTTATAGTTATCGGCTGCCTCTCTTGCCTGGTTTTAACACTGGTATCCTTGCAGCCGGCTCTCTGGGGCAGGAAAAGTAGCGCTATAGCATTATCGTTGTATAGCATCGGCTTGGTGATTTTGCCGCTGGTATTAGTTACCCGCGAAGTCTTTTTAGCCAGCATGATCCAGGATTACCGGAAACTTAGTAAATGGATGAAGCTGGTAATGGTAACGGGTATTTTGTCGATGGTATTTATCAGGTACATATTTGTTTGA
- a CDS encoding winged helix-turn-helix transcriptional regulator — protein MVKSVDDFKCDNKDLLAVRDALEVLNGKWKLQILISILNGKKRFKEIAKEVDGISDRMLSKELKELEVNELIRRKVIDAFPPIVEYSATSHTKSLHPVVDALKTWGYLHRKKIIGEI, from the coding sequence ATGGTAAAAAGCGTTGATGATTTCAAATGTGATAACAAAGATTTATTAGCTGTTCGGGATGCATTGGAAGTTTTAAATGGAAAATGGAAATTACAGATTTTGATTTCTATTTTAAATGGGAAAAAAAGATTTAAGGAAATAGCCAAAGAGGTTGATGGTATCAGTGACAGGATGTTGTCAAAGGAACTTAAAGAACTTGAAGTAAATGAACTTATAAGACGCAAAGTTATTGATGCATTTCCTCCAATTGTAGAGTACAGTGCTACTTCACATACAAAATCTCTTCATCCAGTAGTCGATGCGCTCAAGACATGGGGCTATCTACATCGTAAAAAAATTATAGGTGAGATATAG
- a CDS encoding class 1 isoprenoid biosynthesis enzyme: MNIFKFSGRVVWRVMQIMWRRKVEAARGERLLSELEEQYGGLLPSSVRRKVIVSYSIYQPMIIDTFCALNDRLCSEDEKQRILYYFICSSTFDDFIDHAELTLEELQTISFKSPDFHPRNIQEQLFLHCHLELLDLVNDRVAYDEASKKLYKVQVESLAQFESEPLSGETLLRITLEKGGYAVLLCCYYLQQKACDAERECWYLLGGIIQLTNDLFDTWKDLQAGQQTLPNRATNAYEIKNLLSEKVAALQAAIASLDVPASRKDAFLLNMMAICSFSDMAIQQLCDIQGEQGALPDLNSLARKELIVDMEKPRNIWHCLVFTWRQCHIGRQAYKLKSVLPD; this comes from the coding sequence ATGAATATTTTCAAATTTTCCGGCAGGGTAGTTTGGCGGGTCATGCAAATTATGTGGAGACGAAAGGTTGAAGCAGCTAGGGGAGAAAGGTTATTGAGTGAACTGGAAGAACAATACGGCGGTCTTCTGCCCAGTAGTGTAAGGCGTAAAGTAATTGTCAGTTACAGTATTTATCAACCGATGATTATCGATACATTTTGTGCGCTAAATGATCGGCTGTGTTCGGAGGATGAGAAACAGCGCATCCTCTACTATTTTATTTGCAGCAGTACTTTCGATGATTTTATTGATCATGCGGAACTCACTTTGGAAGAATTGCAAACTATCTCGTTTAAATCGCCGGATTTTCATCCCCGCAATATTCAAGAACAGTTGTTTCTTCACTGTCACCTGGAGTTACTGGACCTAGTAAATGACCGTGTAGCTTACGATGAAGCTTCAAAAAAGCTTTATAAGGTACAAGTGGAGTCATTGGCTCAATTTGAAAGCGAGCCGTTAAGCGGGGAGACGCTACTTCGGATCACGCTTGAAAAAGGCGGCTACGCGGTACTATTGTGTTGTTATTATCTACAGCAGAAAGCTTGCGATGCCGAACGGGAATGTTGGTATCTCCTCGGGGGAATTATCCAGCTTACCAATGATTTGTTCGATACCTGGAAGGACTTACAGGCGGGGCAACAAACATTGCCTAACCGGGCAACAAATGCATACGAGATTAAAAACTTATTATCTGAAAAAGTAGCGGCCTTGCAGGCAGCCATCGCATCTTTAGACGTGCCGGCATCCCGTAAAGATGCTTTTCTCTTGAATATGATGGCCATTTGCTCTTTCAGTGATATGGCCATACAGCAACTGTGTGACATCCAGGGTGAACAGGGAGCATTACCGGACTTAAACAGCTTAGCTCGTAAAGAGCTCATCGTTGATATGGAAAAACCCCGAAACATTTGGCATTGCCTGGTCTTTACCTGGCGGCAATGCCATATTGGACGGCAGGCATACAAGCTAAAAAGTGTGCTTCCTGATTAG
- a CDS encoding DoxX family protein — MRSKTESMRKKNSSLLFTWSYYTSTLFFTFIILFSVGNYLFNNDFIREGFIKMGYPTYIIYPLAAVKMVGLAVIWSRKQNLLFGLAYAGFFYNCILAAFAHLMIHDNGQWFAVAALILIVISYFTSNHSLYKKSNNGSSTENEVGV, encoded by the coding sequence ATGAGATCAAAAACAGAATCAATGCGCAAAAAAAACAGTTCACTACTTTTTACATGGTCGTATTATACATCTACACTATTTTTCACCTTTATTATATTGTTCTCAGTAGGAAACTATTTGTTTAATAACGATTTTATCCGTGAAGGCTTTATCAAAATGGGTTATCCTACATATATTATTTATCCTTTAGCAGCAGTTAAAATGGTTGGACTGGCTGTGATTTGGAGTAGAAAACAAAATCTACTTTTTGGCTTAGCATATGCAGGCTTTTTTTATAACTGTATTCTGGCTGCTTTTGCTCATCTTATGATTCATGATAACGGACAATGGTTTGCGGTTGCTGCTTTAATTTTAATTGTAATATCATATTTCACATCAAATCATTCGCTTTACAAAAAATCAAATAACGGATCATCTACCGAAAATGAAGTTGGAGTTTGA
- a CDS encoding SHOCT domain-containing protein produces the protein MKRILIVLTIMILIKKSYSQDLDSSLPRIVNDTLFATCGYKIVKGQDIKIGMGTMPDGDFKFIRRKAGSLFAYYSTTGYQGQANAANAFPRSQSGLKYRIKSVEKRGNKKRGYVYYAKIGFGIVNFEIDVENAIAKGEIWVPDEFRPNPTQEPIKVELKQQISIADELTKLKKLYDDGVLTKEEFEMQKKKLLEGK, from the coding sequence ATGAAGAGAATTTTAATTGTATTAACAATAATGATTTTAATTAAGAAGAGTTATTCACAAGATTTAGATAGTTCCTTGCCAAGGATTGTTAACGATACTTTATTTGCAACGTGTGGTTATAAGATTGTAAAGGGGCAAGATATTAAGATTGGTATGGGAACAATGCCAGATGGCGATTTTAAATTTATAAGGCGAAAAGCAGGTTCTCTTTTTGCTTATTACTCAACTACAGGTTATCAAGGGCAAGCTAATGCTGCTAATGCGTTTCCTCGAAGTCAATCAGGATTAAAGTATAGAATAAAATCAGTAGAAAAAAGAGGAAATAAGAAGCGTGGATATGTTTATTACGCAAAGATTGGCTTCGGGATAGTTAATTTTGAGATAGATGTCGAAAACGCAATTGCTAAAGGGGAGATCTGGGTGCCTGATGAATTTAGACCAAATCCAACACAGGAGCCAATAAAAGTAGAATTGAAACAACAAATAAGTATTGCAGACGAATTGACCAAACTCAAAAAACTATATGATGATGGCGTTTTAACAAAGGAGGAATTCGAAATGCAAAAGAAGAAATTGTTAGAAGGTAAATAG